The genomic window TATGGCGACGGAGTGTACAAGTCTTTTGACGGCGGTAAATCCTGGAATAACATGGGACTGAAAGAATCCCGCCATATTGGTGGCATTGTTATTGACCCTCGTAACCCGGATGTGGTGTATGTGGCTGCCGAAGGCTCTACATGGGGACCGGATGGCGACCGCGGCTTGTATAAAACCACTGATGGGGGCAAAAACTGGGAAAAGGTGCTGGAGATCAGTAAGCATACCGGTGTGAATAACATCATCATGGATCCGCGTAACCCGGATGTGCTGTATGCTACTTCAGAACAGCGCCGCAGGCATGTTCATACGAAGATCGGGGGAGGACCGGAATCCGGTATCCATAAATCGACCGACGCCGGGAAATCCTGGCGCAAGCTCACGAGCGGTCTGCCCGGAGGCGATGTCGGTGGTATAGGGATAGCCATCTCTCCCGTTGATCCCGATGTGATCTACGCTATCATCGAAGCAGCAGGCGATAACGGAGGCTTCTTCCGTTCCACCGACCGCGGCGAATCCTGGAGCAAAATGAGCGACCACAATGCCAGTGGCCAGTATTACAATGAGATCTACTGCGACCCCGTGGATGTAGATAAGGTATATTCCATGGAGACCGTTTCCTATTTTACCGAAGACGCCGGTAAGACCTGGAAACGCCTCAGCAACAGCGGCCGCCATGTAGACGACCATGCTCTCTGGATTGACCCTGCCGACACAAAACACCTCCTTATCGGCGGCGATGGCGGCGTTTATGAGAGCTTCGACGGCGGCAGCACCTGGAAATATTTTACCAACCTCCCGGTAACACAGTTTTACCGCGTCAACGTTGATGACAGTGAACCTTTCTATTGGGTTTATGGAGGTACCCAGGATAACTCAAGCCTCGGCGGTCCTTCCAGGAATATCAGCTCACAGGGTGTATCCAACTACGAGTGGATCGTCACCCTGGGCGGCGATGGCTTCTGGCAGGCCATTGAACCGGGAAATCTCGACATCGTGTATTCCGCTTATCAGTATGGAAATATTTACCGCTACGACAAGAAAAGCGGCGAGAGACTCGGTGTCAAACCCCAGCCGGGAAAAGGCGACAGCACCTTCAAATGGAACTGGAACACCCCTTTCATCCTGAGCAAACACTCTCCTACACGACTGTATATCGGAGCCAATTACCTCTTCCGCAGCGACGACAGAGGCAATTCCTGGAAAAAGGTAAGCCCCGACCTTACCGCGGGAATAGACCGTAACACCTGGCCGGTGATGGATCAATACTGGAGCATCGATGCCGTGGCCAAGGATGTTTCTACCTCGCTCTACGGAACCATCGTTTCCCTTGCCGAATCTCCCGTAAAGGAAAACCTGCTTTATGTAGGTACCGACGACGGGCTTATCCAGGTCTCTGAGGATGCCGCTACCTGGCGCAAGGAAGCTAAATTCCCCGGTGTGCCGGAGCATACCTATGTCAGCGATATCCTTCCTTCCAAATTCGATGAGAATATCGTGTTTGCCGCTTTCGACAACCATAAGCGTGACGACTTCACACCCTATGTGTTGAAGAGCACCGATAAAGGCAAGACCTGGACCTCCATCGCTTCCAACCTTCCCGATAAAGGGGTGGTACATACCCTCGAACAGGATCCTGTTAACCCCGATCTCCTGTTTGCAGGAACCGAGTTTACCGTTTATTTCAGCGTCGATGGCGGTAAGATATGGACCAAACTGAGTTCCGGGTTGCCTACCAATTCCGTAAAGGATATGGTTATCCAGGAAAGGGAAAACGACCTGGTAATCGCTACCTTCGGCAGAGGGTTTTATATCCTGGATGACTATACACCTCTTCGCACTCTTACTCCTGAAATCCTGGAAAATGAAGCTTATATCTTCCCCATAAAAGATGCTCTGATGTATATTCAGAAAGGTGGCTATTACGGACAGGGATCTATGTATTATACCTCGGATAATCCTCCTTTTGGCGCCACTTTCACCTGTTACCTGAAGGAAGTGCCGAAAACCCTGAAACAGGAAAGAAAAGAGAAGGAAAAGAAGCTGATCAAAGATAAACAACCCTTACCCATGCCTACTTTGGATGAACTCCGGGCAGAAGAGGACGAACTTGCACCCTACCTGGTTCTAAATATCTACGACGAGCAGGGTAACCTGATCCGTAAAATGACGGAAAGACCTTCGAAAGGCATCAAAAGGTTCACCTGGAACCTTCGTTATCCCGGATCACAACCCGTAAGCCTGAAAAACGAAAAGTTCGACCCCCTGAATGAAGGATGGGATATGAATTATGCCCTCCCCGGTAAATACAAGGTGGAAATGGTGATGGTACACCGTGGGGAAAGCAAGGTGATGGCAGGTCCTGTTGAATTTAACGCGGTTGTCCTGGAAAATACTACTTTACCGGCCGAAGACCGGGAAGCCCTGGTTGCCTTTGAGAAAAAGATGGCAAAGCTGTCGATGGCAATCAATGGAGCTGAAGAAGCAGCCAACGACATGAAAGAGCAGGTGCAATATATCATGCAGGCCATACAGCGTACTCCGGCATTACCCGATTCAATGTTAAAGCAGGCAAAGGAAATCGACCTGCGCCTCGATGATATCTTGTGGAAAATGAACGGACAGGAGCCCAAAGCCAGCGATGAAGAAAACATCCCGGCCCCGCCGCCCCTCTTCGACCGACTGAATGCAATGGTTTATGCCCACTGGGGATCAAGCTCCGGCATCACCAAAACTCAGGAAGAAATGTACGATATCCTGGCTGAAGAATTTCCTCCCATCCTGGCAGAACTAAAAACCATACAGGAAAAGGACATCAAAGCCCTTCAGGAAGAACTGGATAAAGCAGGCGCTCCATGGACTCCGGGCAGATTGCCGGAATGGAATAAGTAGTCGTGACCCGACGGGGTGAGCGAAGTCGAAGGGTGAGCGAAGTCGAAGGGTGAGCGAAGTCGAACCCTACTTCTCCCACTCCGGTATCAACAATTCCTGGCCTGGAAAAATCAGGTCAGGGTTGTTGATCTTGTCTTTATTCAGATCATAGATCGCGGACCACCCAAGAGCTGAACCGTATTTCTCCCTGGATATCTGCCATAGCCAGTCGCCTTCCTGGACTACATAGACCTGCATACGAGGCTCCTGCTTGGGCGCCTCTTCCTTCGGCGGCGGTGGCGGTACTACCTTCTCCGTGGTATCCTTAACCGGAACCTCTTTCTTTACCGGAGCTTTCTCGGTTTGCTTGGCTTCATCAAGATATGGGTCTTTCTTCTGCTTGCAGGATGCGGAAATAATTAGTCCTGTTACTGCTAATGCCAGTATTGACAGGGTAAAGCTGCTTTTTCTCATAACATATCCATTTTTTATTAAAGTAAAAATAATACAAATCAGCTAAAATTGATCAACTTTCACGTTATTTTTGACAAACAAATACACGTTAATAATTTATGTGTAACGGGAAAGATAACAAAAGGTTGCAGGTTACAGGTTGCAGGTTTCAGGTTGCAACCTGTAACCTGCAACCTGTAACCTGATTTTGATCATTCTCAATAGTTATTTAATAATTTAATTATCCTTCTATGTTTCAGGAAAAAAAGCAACTTCCGGAGTTTCACGGCATCTTTCTCCGGGGTATTGGCAACGTGTTCGTCCATCAGGGCGATGAACATTCCATCCGGGTCGAATCCAACCAGGATTTATCAGGCCGCATCCGAGCGGAAGTGAGAAACGACGAACTGGAGATTTCTTTTTACGATACCATACCTGTTTGG from Bacteroidota bacterium includes these protein-coding regions:
- a CDS encoding glycosyl hydrolase; this translates as MIQNIFTNSKGWIAILLLAFLAASFQAGAQKKKDKDKDTKNDTIKSSVVSGLKWRSIGPALTSGRIADFAVNPKNHSEYFVAVASGHIWKTENAGSTFSPVFDNYGSYSIGCVVMDPTNSNVVWAGTGENNHQRSVSYGDGVYKSFDGGKSWNNMGLKESRHIGGIVIDPRNPDVVYVAAEGSTWGPDGDRGLYKTTDGGKNWEKVLEISKHTGVNNIIMDPRNPDVLYATSEQRRRHVHTKIGGGPESGIHKSTDAGKSWRKLTSGLPGGDVGGIGIAISPVDPDVIYAIIEAAGDNGGFFRSTDRGESWSKMSDHNASGQYYNEIYCDPVDVDKVYSMETVSYFTEDAGKTWKRLSNSGRHVDDHALWIDPADTKHLLIGGDGGVYESFDGGSTWKYFTNLPVTQFYRVNVDDSEPFYWVYGGTQDNSSLGGPSRNISSQGVSNYEWIVTLGGDGFWQAIEPGNLDIVYSAYQYGNIYRYDKKSGERLGVKPQPGKGDSTFKWNWNTPFILSKHSPTRLYIGANYLFRSDDRGNSWKKVSPDLTAGIDRNTWPVMDQYWSIDAVAKDVSTSLYGTIVSLAESPVKENLLYVGTDDGLIQVSEDAATWRKEAKFPGVPEHTYVSDILPSKFDENIVFAAFDNHKRDDFTPYVLKSTDKGKTWTSIASNLPDKGVVHTLEQDPVNPDLLFAGTEFTVYFSVDGGKIWTKLSSGLPTNSVKDMVIQERENDLVIATFGRGFYILDDYTPLRTLTPEILENEAYIFPIKDALMYIQKGGYYGQGSMYYTSDNPPFGATFTCYLKEVPKTLKQERKEKEKKLIKDKQPLPMPTLDELRAEEDELAPYLVLNIYDEQGNLIRKMTERPSKGIKRFTWNLRYPGSQPVSLKNEKFDPLNEGWDMNYALPGKYKVEMVMVHRGESKVMAGPVEFNAVVLENTTLPAEDREALVAFEKKMAKLSMAINGAEEAANDMKEQVQYIMQAIQRTPALPDSMLKQAKEIDLRLDDILWKMNGQEPKASDEENIPAPPPLFDRLNAMVYAHWGSSSGITKTQEEMYDILAEEFPPILAELKTIQEKDIKALQEELDKAGAPWTPGRLPEWNK
- a CDS encoding LysM peptidoglycan-binding domain-containing protein, whose product is MRKSSFTLSILALAVTGLIISASCKQKKDPYLDEAKQTEKAPVKKEVPVKDTTEKVVPPPPPKEEAPKQEPRMQVYVVQEGDWLWQISREKYGSALGWSAIYDLNKDKINNPDLIFPGQELLIPEWEK